DNA sequence from the Candidatus Fluviicola riflensis genome:
TTATCTTTTTCGGATGCGTGAGTGTCATCGGAGTTTACCCGCTTTTTGCCGATGAATTGATCTTTGAACTGATCTTCCCGGCCATTACCATCGGATTATTGAGTACTGCCGTTCTAAACCTCAACAACATGCGTGATCAGATCAACGATGCCGCTGTGGGGAAACGAACGCTGGTAGTAAAACTCGGTTTCAAAAACGCCAAAGCGTATCACCTGACATTGATCATTACAGCTATGCTAAGCTGGATTATCTTCCTTGCTTTTAAACAGCATTGGATCGGATTTATCTCTTGTTTGCCGTTCGTTTTATTAGTGAAACACATCGTTTTTGTGGTAAAAAACAATGAGCCAAGTGCCTTTGATCCCGAATTGAAAAAAGTGGCGTTGTCTACCTTTTTCATTGCAGTATTGTATACCATTTCAGTCGTAATCGTTGTATGGAAAACCTTAATTTACTAGGCAGCATTCCTGACGGACTTAGGGCTTCCTTTGAAGCGCACACCTTACTGTTTAAACAGCCGAGCGGTACTAGTCGGGGAATTCTGACCGAGAAAAAACTATGGCTTCTTCGGATTTGGTCGGCAACTGATAAATCATTCATCGGAACCGGGGAATGTAGTGTTATACCGGGACTTTCCCCGGATTTCACAACTGTTGAGAATTACGAAAACGAACTCAAAACAATTACAGAAAATCCAGCTCATTTTTTGCGAAATCCACAATTATTGAGCAACAAACCGTCGCTTCTTTTCGGGCTTGAAACAGCTTTCATCGATTGGAAAAATGGTGGAAGTGGGGACTTTTTTGACACCCCCTTTTCCCTTGGAGAACAATCAATTCCGATCAATGGTTTGGTTTGGATGGGAAGTGAGCAGTTTATGCACGAGCAGATCGAACAGAAATTGGAACAAGGCTTTTCGTGCATTAAGATGAAGGTTGGCGCGATTGATTTTGAAACCGAAATTGCATTGCTGGAAAGTATTCGAAAACGCTACAATTCCAATCAAATCACCTTACGTGTAGACGCCAACGGTGCTTTTTCGCTAAAAGAAGTGGGTGAAAAACTTCAGCGTTTGGCTGATCTGGAGGTTCATTCGATCGAGCAACCGATTGCTGTTGGCCAGTATGCCGCGCTTCGTGATTTATGTGAGCGGACTCCGTTACCAATTGCGCTTGACGAGGAACTGATTCCGGTATCTGAATCGGCAAAACGAACTGAATTGCTTGAGTTTGTAAAACCACAATACATTATCCTGAAACCGAGTTTACATGGAGGTTTTTCAGGCTGTTTGGAATGGATTAAACTGGCTGAGGAAAACAATATTCCCTGGTGGATGACTTCAGCACTGGAATCGAGTATAGGGTTAAATGCCATTGCTCAGTTTGCCGCTGCTTTTGATCCTGTGATTCCTCAAGGATTGGGAACCGGCGGGTTGTATGAAACGAATTTTGAAACACGGCTGGTGATTGAAAACGGCGCGCTTTTCAGGAGGTAAGAGCACACGTAATATTGCAAATTTACGGGTGATCAATGGCACGTAAATTTGCAATATTACGTGGGACAAAAAAAACCACCGTTGCCAAACAAAAAAGGGCCATCCGCCTAAGGTGGACAGCCCTCAATAAAACCTAAATTTAAAAATCATCGAATTAATTCCACAAATCCGTGGCCTTCCAACACATCTCCGGTAACTCCCGTCACTTTATACTGATAGAAATAAACACCTTCGCTTGCCGGATTTCCATCTACTCTACCATCCCAAACAGGATTGATCCCCGAGCCGGTAAACATCGTGATTCCCCAGCGGTTGGTGATGGTAAATTCAATATGCGTGGCATTGGTGGTAATCAATTCAAAGAATGGATTCTCTTCGTTACCATCCGGTGTAAACACGTTTGGCGCTACCACAGTCGGATACGGATAAAAGCATGATCCGTCGTCGACCGTCGCGGTCGGATTAAAATTAGTCGCCAGCGGATCGGTACAGCCGCACACATACGCGTTGATCGCAATAGTTGCCGTATCCGGACACTGACCATCGAATGAAACGATCAGTTGCGCTGTTCCCGGAACAATATAGGTTTGGTTTTGCGGATTGAGGTTATTGACATTCGCTGTTTGTCCGTTGCCAAACGTCCATTGATAATTGTCGGAATGCTTACTGGTATTGGTGAAAGTTACATCCAGTGGTTCGCAACCGTCTACCGTTGAAGCAGAGAAAATAGCTTCCGGAGCATCCAAAATGTACAAGGTATCCGTTGAAATCAACGTATCACCACAGTCATTTACCGTATAAGCAGTAATGATTACTGTTTCCGGACCATCATCAATACCGTCGTCTGTCGGGTTGAGTGTTAATGTGATAATATCTTCGCCTGGTAGGAACGTTACCGGATTTGTCATGTTATTGAAATCTGATCCTTCAGTCGCGTTTCCGGTCAATTCATACTCAACAACCAAAGTATCGGCCAGCTGACTTGCAGGACGGGTAAAAATAAACTCTGCATTGGTACAACCTTCAATTACGTTGGTGTCACCGTTTACAGTAGCAACTGAAATGTCAACTGCTTCTGAAGCGAAACTTCCACCCTCCAGGAATACTCCTGAATCGAAAACGGGATCTCCTGCATCACCGATAGCCAGTTTAATATGGTACGTTTCACCACATTCTACCGCTGCCTGTGCTACTAATACAACTGTATTTCCATCGTATTCGTAG
Encoded proteins:
- a CDS encoding o-succinylbenzoate synthase — translated: MENLNLLGSIPDGLRASFEAHTLLFKQPSGTSRGILTEKKLWLLRIWSATDKSFIGTGECSVIPGLSPDFTTVENYENELKTITENPAHFLRNPQLLSNKPSLLFGLETAFIDWKNGGSGDFFDTPFSLGEQSIPINGLVWMGSEQFMHEQIEQKLEQGFSCIKMKVGAIDFETEIALLESIRKRYNSNQITLRVDANGAFSLKEVGEKLQRLADLEVHSIEQPIAVGQYAALRDLCERTPLPIALDEELIPVSESAKRTELLEFVKPQYIILKPSLHGGFSGCLEWIKLAEENNIPWWMTSALESSIGLNAIAQFAAAFDPVIPQGLGTGGLYETNFETRLVIENGALFRR